TCATTTATCGAccaaatgaaacaaaagagggGTAAGTTAATTACGTTCCATATAAATGGAGTCAACAATTAAAGAGATTACTACCCCTTTGTTGGTATTTGCAAAAGAAGACAATCTTCAATCAATTTGTCCCAAGTAATTAGCCGCTTTCTTATTTGAAGCAACGAGGTGGCATGGTTACGGATGAATCTTGGGTCCTCTTGGCACTTATATCTCAGAACCTACCGATGGAAatcatctctttcttttaaCTCTCCTATGTCACACGCATGTGGAGCAGCTGAAGTTAGTGTTAGGAGTTTTTATATCGTACAGTCTGTGTGAAGAATTAATTTGGACAAATTAAGTGGATCTTTTGACATGTTCATAAATTAGTCACCTAATCAATACACCTGCTCTAAGTTTCAAAATGTATACATGATCTGTGCAAGTAATCTAATTACCCAGCTGTAAAGCAAACATACACGGTCTACTAACTTGAGTTCCCGTTGTTCGGTTCACTCACAGCATGAACTAAACATTTCAATGTATAGACTTCAATGTCGGTCCTTCTGTTTTTGTAATAGAAACGATCTCTGCAATTGCATATTGCTAGCGAAATATCATTCTGTTGCACCCAAAATCATCGACATGGTATAAACAATCTCCTTGTATTCTCAGAGAAACAAAATATATGTCCATGCAGATAGTGTCGAAGAAGGCCGTTTCTAACTTGAGCACGCATGACACTCCCCCATCTTCAATAGAGAAGTTTAGAAAGAGAGAAGCCTCCGCTCTTATTCTACATCACTTCAACGAGCAATCTTTATATAGGCATTCCTGAGAGAACTACACAAGTGCCCCCACTCCTTATTTAAgaggaataatttctttttcttttgtctgttCAAAAACACATTTATAAATTGAATAGTAGCAAccaacacaaattttttttttcctgacgAGATGGTGTCTTATTAATTATTAGAAGGTTCTAGGCTATGGATGTGAGATGCGAGGAGACATGCAATAAATTACtttgtttggttttgtgaaCAAATGCCAGGTCTGTCTTCTCTTTGCCAACTCTTTGGACACCTTCACACATTTTCTTATCCCGAAACTTTAAATGCTCTTCATTTTTATGTCAGTTTCCTTTCTCTCGTCTCTTTCCACTTTATTATAACAAAAAAGTTGAGTTCCTTCTTTGTTATTTTCCTGTTTAGCTACTTGTCGTCTTTGTTGCTTCCCTACTTCTTTAGTTGCGTTGGAAACTATTATGTGTTGTAACGATTAAATAATGGACTACTGCATGAGATTACTTCATAAAATACCAAAtgaaattgcttcataaaatacaaaattcagGGAGGATGTGGAAAAAATCGAGTGACATTATGTTGATTACTGGAACTTGATTGTTTTCAGATAGCTGGATCTTCAAATGTCAACAAGAAACTACTCTTTCATACAGAGCATCCAATTAGGCAGGAAGAATATGCTTCGTCGTACTTAATGATggcggccaaaaaaaaaaaaatatctttagTCAATGTAAAGAagcaaattttgtcaattaaggtgtcatttgtttcacggaaatTAAAAGGattggaaaaatatattttattaaaaatgatagatcatatcgcttacaaaaatgaatgaatgaaaaatattttcattgtccacaTAAATGTTTAtacttatatttatttgttctttctGCTATTTTAAACAGTTTCATATCTCATTCAGAAATATAGAAAATTGAGAGATTTCTCTCTTGCGGTTCATGTGTATGTTTTGGATGTAAGTTTTTGGGTTTACGATTTCCTTGGTGTCAATATTCCACCAAAACTATTAGCTAGATGTTTCCAATGTTCTAATTAATACTCCAttgagaaaatgacataaatggtccttgaactttagCCAAATATACAATATCATTATTaaactttaatttgttcaacgtTGTCCTTGAACTTTAAGTAAATATACAATGTTatcattgaattttaaatttgtataatggagtccttgaacttttgatatatgtatAATTTAGCCACTAGACTATATAAAGATATTCAATGTTGTCACTAGCTTTATATTAATAGAAATATAGCATTAGATATTTTCAAGTAATCTAAGgactaaatttaatatttatgaagaATTCGGAAATCATACCAAATAAGTTAGAATTTTAGGAATGATATTGaatattgagttaaagttcataaattatgttgaataaattaaaaatctatgAATGATATTGcgcattttatcaaaatttagaaatgatttGTGTGATTATCCCGCATAGTTTAGAATCCTTAATTATTAAAATCAGGGTTCGTTGTTTTGAGTGGCTTGTATTCGTTTGCCAGATACCGGAAATTCTGGACTCCTGTTTCTCGACGTGGCAACGTAAATAGTAAGTTGGCCACGCAATTACTCATCCCCTGACATGGACGGCAAATTCAATAATGATTTCTGATCGGGTAACTTCATATGCTTCTCAGCCCTCTTTAATTGTTCTGGTTGCGGCCGTACACATCCACCTTGACATGGACTTTACCTTTCCCACCATAGGCCCTTAATTTTCTGCTTATCTTGTCTTTTCTACAAATAGGGAATACTGAGGACGACGTAGGATCTCCTAACTCAGGACGCCGTTTCATTCTTGAGCCATTTTAAggactttcttgggtccaacaTAAATAGTATATGCTTCTCGCCCCCTTTAATTGTTCTGGTTGCGGCCGTACACATCCACACAGGAGGATTGCATCACTTCACGTGTCCCCAAATTCTTACAAATCTCTAAAATACAAAAGGACTCGTTATTCTACTTCTAAACTCCCCTTCCATCGCACAATAATATGCATCAATCAACTTCATTGCTCTGCCCTTACTAAAGTTATAGTCTCCATTCACCAAACTATTCTCACCAATGATCTTGTTTCGAGCAGTCCACGTACGAATCGATACCTACGTTTGTCTTTggcaaaattttttgaaaaatgaaacatCATTGTCTATTGCCAAAAGAAGTTCGTATGTTTGATTTTCAACGGTATTATTTAATGAAGAAAGATTGATAGGCACGATTTGGCATCGATGGTTTTGCTTGCACGTTAATCAAGTCATGTCCACGCACAAAAAGATTGTAGTTTCAATTGCTTATACAGGTAGTTGTGGAGCTTATCAGAAACTAAGCAATCTTACAAAGAAGATGGTACgtgacaaaagaaggaaaaaaatggcagCCAAGGATCTGAGTTCGTTTAATTGGGGTGTGAAATTTCAGAGCATTTTCAAGGTCGTGATCCTTCATTTAATTATCGTCTCTGTAGGAACCCCAGGACCTTGTAATTTGGGTAAGTTGCTCCTTCTCTTTGTTTCTACATATTGTTGAATTGATTAATCTCAATTACATAGCTCATGTAATTATTCTTTCTCACATTTTggggataattgtccaaaaaataccaaaccTATTGTACGgcgtcaatttagttctaaacttttcaattttaccaatttagtcctaaatcttttgatgagctaccaatttagttctttcgGCCAATTTTTGACTAGAAGTCATTGTCGTACCTCCGTCATCTCAGTTGGCATTGGCGTGAATACTAttgtaattttataatttttactctttttttttttccttatttcccttTGGAGAGGGGGAGAAGGTGAATAGGAAGAGGTACCAAAACTGGAAGGTGAGGAGGAGGATCCACTCATGGCGGGTCTGGGTTGGATATTGGAGGCGGTTGAGGAGGGGGTGGGGGAAGAGGGAGTGGGCCAGAATGGCGAAGGAGAGAAGGAAGATAAAGGTCGGGTGTTATGAGGTAGAAGGTCTTGGGGGACCGCTTGGGGATGGCAACAGAGATTCAAGGAGGATGTCGAAGATGGTGAGGGATTGGGGCTCTTCCGAAGCAAGATCCATTTTCTGGGGTACTCGGGTTGGAGAGGATGAAATCGAGATTGAGTTTTGAGATGACGGTGACTCATGTAAACTACGATTCAGAAGGAGTGAAGTGATTGCGAAGACAGTGAAGAACAGGAGATGATCAGAGAAATTTGCAAAGCTACTTGCTCTTTTAGattgttttcattattttcGAAATATTTTGTGAATGTAGTTCAGGGTGGTGAGGTTATTGTACTCAAATCGAGTTGAATTGTCAAGGTATTTTTGCATACTACCTGAACCGGAATAAAAGTGAACAAAAATATCTGTAATTTTTGGTTTGGTTCTGGTATTATTTGATACCCCTGGCTGCATGATACTCTTAGATTCATATGATCCATtggatcatgaaaaaaaaatgatgttggTATATGTAGAGGAAGATGTTTacttatgtaataaatataatagaGTTGATAATATGagatgataatttttattttaaaactaGAATTTAGTATTTCAGTTGGTGAATAGACTATATTCTTGATCACAAGTAACGGTGATGAAAAAAGTTGTCTTGCCATGAAATGAAGAGAACTATATATAGGTCTGATTACATTAGACATGACCAATTAAAGCCAAGTTAAACATGACTTGATCATATAAACATGCTATCAAAAAAGAGTAAAGAAAAGACTCATAAAGTAAAATCATTGATACATTTGATGTCCTCTATGCTAATCTTAGCACGGTAGAACAATTATTCTTACTTTTTAAGATATGTTCGTCTACAGTTTCAAGATCTGAAATGTAGATGGTGGACTTTGCACAGTGTGGGAGATTTAGTTACAAGGGAAATGTGTTTGAACTGAAGCAACTATACAGGAACTTTTGTATAAGGCATTATCCCATATTCAATATTCTCAGAATCAAACATTTTAGTCAGCGATCTTATGGCTTGAAGAGCGGATC
The window above is part of the Eucalyptus grandis isolate ANBG69807.140 chromosome 6, ASM1654582v1, whole genome shotgun sequence genome. Proteins encoded here:
- the LOC104452383 gene encoding uncharacterized protein LOC104452383, producing the protein MVRDKRRKKMAAKDLSSFNWGVKFQSIFKVVILHLIIVSVGTPGPCNLEGEKVNRKRYQNWKVRRRIHSWRVWVGYWRRLRRGWGKREWARMAKERRKIKVGCYEVEGLGGPLGDGNRDSRRMSKMVRDWGSSEARSIFWGTRVGEDEIEIEF